In Caproiciproducens sp. NJN-50, the following are encoded in one genomic region:
- the feoB gene encoding ferrous iron transport protein B: MGLTGESTGAGVLCSCGGVLQIERETADDKVVALAGNPNVGKSTVFNSLTGMNQHTGNWPGKTVANAQGRYRHQDTNFVLVDIPGTYSLMANSEEEEIARDFICFGAPDAVVVVADATCLERNLNLVLQTMEISKRVILCVNLLDEAKKKKIRVNLERLSQKLGIPVVGTSARSGKGLNRLTDAVADLTRDSSEIQPLTIAYGDEIERAISMLQPVLEDSLDGKLNSRWVALKLLDGDESLLRSMRNYLGKDILAEKSVSERLREAKEQLRQGGITGDSFRDCVVTKIVELCEAIGRETIVYEKKEYAERDRKIDKILTSKATGIPVMILLLLGIFWITITGANVPSELIADGLFWVEDRLLDFFHWISAPEWVTGPLVEGMYRTLAWVVSVMLPPMAIFFPLFTLLEDLGYLPRVAFNLDNFFRKASAHGKQSLTMCMGFGCNACGVIGCRIIDSPRERLIAILTNNFVPCNGRFPTLITVITMFFAAAAAGPFQSAVSALTLTSVIIFGVFMTMMISKFLSKTILKGMPSSFNLELPPYRRPQIGRVIVRSIFDRTLFVLRRAVVVAAPAGLVIWLLANIHVGGASLLAQCAGFLDPFAKLLGLDGYILMAFILGFPANEIVVPIIIMSYMAAGTLTDYQSLAQLHTLFVSHGWTWLTAVCVMLFSLLHWPCGTTCLTIRKETQSAKWTALGFTIPTVTGIVVCFLVANTARLLGLV; this comes from the coding sequence TTGGGATTGACAGGAGAATCGACAGGCGCCGGGGTTTTATGCAGCTGCGGCGGCGTACTGCAAATCGAACGGGAAACCGCGGACGATAAAGTGGTGGCGCTGGCCGGGAACCCGAACGTCGGAAAAAGCACGGTGTTCAACAGCCTGACGGGAATGAATCAGCACACGGGAAACTGGCCGGGGAAAACCGTGGCCAACGCGCAGGGCAGATACAGGCATCAGGATACGAACTTTGTCCTTGTCGATATTCCGGGCACTTATTCCCTGATGGCAAATTCGGAAGAAGAGGAAATCGCGCGCGACTTTATCTGCTTCGGAGCCCCGGACGCCGTAGTGGTCGTCGCCGACGCCACCTGTCTGGAGCGCAACCTGAATCTTGTCCTTCAGACCATGGAGATTTCAAAACGGGTCATACTGTGCGTCAACCTGCTCGACGAGGCGAAAAAGAAAAAGATCAGGGTGAATCTGGAACGGCTGTCTCAAAAGCTGGGAATCCCCGTTGTGGGAACCAGCGCCCGGAGCGGAAAGGGGCTGAACCGCCTGACGGATGCCGTGGCGGACTTAACCCGGGACAGCAGTGAAATCCAACCGCTTACCATCGCATATGGGGATGAAATCGAACGGGCGATTTCCATGCTCCAGCCGGTTTTGGAAGATTCACTGGACGGAAAGCTGAACAGCCGCTGGGTGGCGCTCAAGCTGCTGGACGGCGATGAAAGCCTGCTGCGTTCCATGCGAAATTATCTGGGAAAAGACATTCTTGCGGAAAAATCTGTTTCAGAGCGGCTCCGGGAAGCAAAAGAGCAGCTGAGACAGGGAGGCATTACAGGCGATTCATTCCGTGACTGCGTCGTTACAAAGATCGTTGAACTCTGCGAAGCAATTGGGCGCGAAACCATTGTCTATGAAAAGAAAGAGTATGCGGAGCGAGATCGGAAAATCGATAAAATACTTACTTCCAAAGCCACCGGAATCCCGGTCATGATTTTACTGCTGCTCGGAATCTTCTGGATTACGATCACGGGGGCAAATGTGCCGTCTGAGCTGATCGCCGACGGACTGTTCTGGGTGGAAGACCGCCTGCTGGACTTTTTCCATTGGATTTCCGCCCCCGAATGGGTCACAGGGCCGCTGGTCGAAGGGATGTACCGGACCCTGGCCTGGGTTGTTTCCGTCATGCTTCCTCCCATGGCGATCTTCTTTCCTTTGTTTACTTTGCTGGAAGATTTGGGATACCTGCCGCGCGTCGCATTCAACCTGGATAACTTTTTCCGCAAGGCGTCCGCGCACGGAAAGCAATCCTTAACCATGTGCATGGGTTTCGGCTGCAACGCCTGCGGCGTAATCGGCTGCCGGATCATCGATTCCCCAAGAGAACGGCTGATTGCTATCCTGACCAACAACTTCGTTCCGTGCAACGGAAGGTTCCCCACGCTGATCACTGTCATCACCATGTTTTTCGCGGCCGCGGCGGCCGGGCCGTTCCAGTCGGCCGTCTCCGCGCTGACTTTGACCTCCGTTATTATTTTCGGGGTCTTCATGACCATGATGATCTCGAAATTTCTCTCCAAAACAATTCTGAAAGGGATGCCGTCCTCCTTCAATCTGGAGCTCCCCCCCTATCGCCGCCCGCAGATCGGACGGGTGATCGTCCGTTCCATTTTTGACCGGACGCTGTTCGTGCTGCGGCGCGCCGTTGTTGTCGCGGCTCCGGCCGGGCTCGTCATCTGGCTTCTCGCCAACATTCATGTCGGAGGCGCCAGCCTTCTAGCACAGTGCGCCGGGTTTCTGGACCCCTTCGCCAAGCTGTTGGGACTGGACGGTTATATCCTGATGGCGTTTATCCTCGGTTTCCCCGCGAACGAAATCGTCGTGCCGATTATTATCATGAGCTATATGGCGGCCGGGACCCTGACGGATTACCAAAGCCTCGCGCAGCTCCATACTCTTTTCGTCAGTCATGGCTGGACCTGGTTGACCGCCGTGTGCGTCATGCTCTTTTCCCTTCTGCACTGGCCTTGCGGCACGACCTGCCTGACCATCCGGAAAGAAACGCAGAGTGCAAAGTGGACCGCTCTCGGCTTCACCATTCCAACGGTTACGGGGATTGTCGTCTGCTTCCTGGTTGCCAATACAGCCCGGCTTTTAGGACTTGTATGA
- a CDS encoding LysR family transcriptional regulator has protein sequence MDMQQLVYICTVAECQSITKAANSLYISQPALSHFISKVEDQLGVKLFDRSTSPLSLTFAGERYIEYARQILMMENNMSKELGDISKNRKGRIRVGFPFERCSYMLPLILPRYRKKFPGIDVQIFSSKGDILMDRILKGQLDFAILPFQNNDNDGKDKNLEAKLIYSEELFLVTAKNVVGPEYYVDNCPYAVDLNKMKDLPFIFLKKGHALRTFLDLLFGSYKIKPNIFMEIDSNTCACRLASANMGVTIVPAMTIELAKCETEVDIYSLTKHPVRWEILALYRKDAYLSEAEKSFFEIAGEVFSKRSFIQHYRADNRPDSGTGRPG, from the coding sequence ATGGATATGCAGCAGTTGGTCTACATCTGCACTGTCGCAGAGTGTCAAAGCATCACGAAAGCCGCAAATTCGCTCTATATTTCGCAGCCCGCCTTGAGCCATTTTATCTCCAAAGTGGAGGATCAATTGGGAGTAAAACTCTTCGATCGCTCCACATCACCGCTCTCCCTTACATTTGCCGGCGAGCGATATATAGAGTATGCCCGGCAGATTTTGATGATGGAAAACAATATGTCCAAAGAGCTGGGTGACATTTCAAAAAACAGGAAAGGACGAATACGGGTTGGCTTTCCGTTCGAACGTTGTTCCTATATGTTACCTCTGATTCTGCCTCGCTACCGAAAGAAATTCCCCGGGATTGACGTGCAGATATTTTCATCCAAGGGAGATATTCTTATGGACCGTATTTTAAAAGGCCAGTTGGATTTTGCGATTCTTCCCTTTCAAAATAATGATAATGACGGAAAAGATAAAAATCTGGAAGCGAAGCTTATCTACAGCGAAGAGCTATTTCTTGTCACCGCCAAGAATGTGGTAGGCCCGGAATATTATGTGGATAATTGCCCTTATGCAGTTGATTTGAATAAAATGAAGGATCTTCCATTCATTTTTCTAAAGAAAGGACATGCACTCCGGACTTTTCTGGATTTGCTGTTTGGCTCCTATAAAATCAAGCCTAATATTTTTATGGAAATAGACAGCAATACCTGTGCTTGCCGCTTGGCATCTGCAAATATGGGCGTGACGATCGTGCCCGCCATGACTATTGAACTGGCGAAATGTGAAACTGAAGTAGATATTTATTCCCTCACTAAGCATCCCGTCAGATGGGAAATCCTAGCTCTTTATCGTAAGGACGCTTATCTCAGCGAAGCGGAAAAGTCATTCTTTGAAATTGCAGGGGAGGTATTCTCAAAGAGATCATTCATCCAGCATTACAGGGCGGACAACCGGCCGGACTCCGGAACGGGTCGCCCGGGATAG
- the citD gene encoding citrate lyase acyl carrier protein: MKIKRSAVAGTMESSDIMVTVAPNNGGIQIELNSTVEKQFGQEIRNVIQDTLTRLGIDSVTVTAVDKGALDCVVRARVETAAYRACGSENYVDYDVWGGMMIGLLRRSVR; encoded by the coding sequence ATGAAGATAAAACGAAGCGCAGTGGCCGGTACGATGGAATCGAGCGATATCATGGTCACCGTTGCTCCCAACAATGGCGGTATTCAAATCGAATTGAACAGCACGGTGGAAAAGCAGTTCGGGCAGGAGATCCGGAATGTGATTCAGGATACCCTGACGCGGCTTGGCATCGACAGCGTAACTGTTACCGCTGTGGATAAGGGCGCGCTGGATTGTGTGGTCCGTGCGCGCGTGGAAACGGCTGCCTATCGCGCGTGCGGCAGTGAAAACTATGTTGACTATGATGTTTGGGGTGGCATGATGATTGGCTTGTTAAGGAGAAGCGTGCGGTAA
- a CDS encoding putative DNA modification/repair radical SAM protein has translation MDLFDKLKILTDAAKYDVACTSSGVDRAAGRGGIGSAEACGICHTFAADGRCVSLLKVLMTNKCVYDCRYCVNRRSHETPRTEFSPRELADLTIGFYRRNYIEGLFLSSGVLRNPDYTCERMIETLRILREDYRFCGYIHAKAIPGADRSLIERLGLLADRMSVNIELPSHQSLSLLAPDKSKVSILGPMGGIRDGIRQNRTELVRYRHAPKFAPAGQSTQMIVGATPDTDYRILNLAQGLYRNYGLKRVFYSAYLPVVENSLLPAVGTKPPLLREHRLYQADWLLRYYGFSADELLDPQHQTFNPYVDPKCNWALNHMEAFPVEVNRAPRELLLRVPGIGVTGAKRILTARRTASLRPEDLKKLGVVLKRAQYFITCNGRSVPGLRLTRDSILRALLSARELDLYSRDLPWEDAPQQLSFFGGPGPEREEVRKWLAT, from the coding sequence ATGGACCTGTTCGATAAACTGAAAATACTGACCGACGCAGCGAAATACGACGTGGCCTGTACTTCAAGCGGTGTGGACCGGGCCGCCGGACGCGGGGGGATCGGGAGCGCGGAAGCCTGCGGGATCTGCCACACCTTTGCGGCGGACGGGCGCTGCGTGTCCTTGCTGAAGGTCCTCATGACCAACAAGTGCGTCTACGACTGCCGGTACTGCGTCAATCGGCGCTCCCATGAAACGCCGCGAACCGAGTTTTCTCCCCGGGAGCTGGCCGACCTGACGATCGGCTTTTACCGGCGCAATTATATCGAAGGGTTGTTTTTGAGTTCCGGCGTGCTGAGAAATCCGGATTACACCTGTGAGCGGATGATTGAAACACTGCGGATCCTGAGAGAGGATTATCGCTTCTGCGGATATATCCATGCGAAAGCGATTCCCGGGGCGGACCGGTCGCTGATCGAGCGGCTCGGACTGCTCGCGGACCGGATGAGCGTCAATATTGAGCTTCCGTCGCATCAGAGCCTGTCGCTGCTGGCGCCGGACAAGAGCAAGGTTTCCATTCTGGGGCCGATGGGCGGGATTCGGGACGGCATCCGGCAGAACAGGACGGAACTGGTGCGGTACCGGCACGCTCCGAAATTCGCGCCGGCGGGGCAGAGCACGCAGATGATTGTCGGTGCGACTCCCGACACCGATTACCGCATTCTGAATCTGGCGCAGGGGCTTTACAGGAACTACGGCCTGAAACGCGTTTTTTACTCCGCCTATCTTCCGGTTGTGGAAAACAGCCTGTTGCCCGCCGTTGGGACAAAGCCCCCGCTTCTGCGGGAACACCGCCTGTATCAGGCGGACTGGCTCCTCCGCTATTACGGCTTTTCCGCGGATGAGCTTCTCGACCCGCAGCATCAGACGTTCAACCCCTATGTGGACCCGAAATGCAATTGGGCCCTCAATCATATGGAGGCGTTCCCGGTGGAGGTCAACCGCGCGCCGAGGGAACTGCTGCTCCGCGTTCCCGGGATCGGCGTGACGGGCGCGAAACGGATTTTGACAGCCAGACGGACCGCTTCCCTGAGGCCGGAGGACCTGAAAAAGCTGGGCGTTGTGTTGAAAAGGGCGCAGTATTTCATCACCTGTAACGGAAGATCCGTGCCCGGCCTGAGGCTGACGCGGGATTCGATCCTTCGGGCGCTTCTGTCCGCGCGCGAGCTGGATCTCTACAGCCGCGACCTGCCCTGGGAGGACGCGCCGCAGCAGCTGTCGTTTTTCGGCGGGCCCGGACCGGAGCGGGAGGAGGTGAGGAAATGGCTCGCGACGTGA
- a CDS encoding spore coat protein yields MQEKAMVNDALSMEKSSLTFYANAISECENQNLRSTLQQIRNKCETSQYELFKLAESKGYYKPAAQANDQEIQQIKTQMQG; encoded by the coding sequence ATGCAAGAAAAAGCAATGGTGAATGATGCCCTTTCTATGGAGAAAAGCAGCCTGACTTTTTATGCCAACGCAATTTCGGAATGCGAAAACCAGAATCTGCGGTCCACGCTCCAGCAAATCCGCAATAAATGTGAAACGTCGCAGTATGAACTTTTTAAGCTTGCGGAATCGAAGGGTTATTATAAACCCGCCGCGCAGGCGAACGATCAGGAGATTCAGCAGATTAAAACTCAAATGCAAGGCTGA
- a CDS encoding isocitrate/isopropylmalate family dehydrogenase, which yields MEAVNSAVKKFGTLIEQDLERVSRMKEADEFTDFKALDRIVIGVLPGDGIGPVLMEQALRVLRSLIQNELDRGRIEIRIIEGMTIEKRAERRESLPADIFEKIKKCNVILKGPMVTPRASDPWPNLVSANSLLRRGLDLFASVRPIRIPSKGIDWTFFRENIEGEYIWSDKGIQVNEDLAVDFRVQTKQGSERIARAAFEFAKNNGKKNVTVITKANIIKLTDGNFVKAVREVGKEYPGIEVEERLVDAMAAKMMNPEFSRGLEVFVLPNLYGDIITDIAAENQGGLGTASSSNLGSRYAMFEAIHGAAPDLVASGRSEYADPSSLIRAVGMMLGHIGYTGLKKKLDDAMDICTVTERRIVVTTRKEDASAREFTDYLLETLSKLG from the coding sequence TTGGAAGCTGTCAATAGCGCTGTAAAAAAATTTGGCACGCTGATTGAACAAGATCTGGAGCGGGTTTCCCGAATGAAGGAAGCGGATGAATTTACAGATTTTAAAGCACTCGATAGAATTGTGATCGGTGTCCTGCCGGGCGACGGCATAGGGCCTGTCCTCATGGAACAGGCCCTGCGCGTCCTGCGGAGCCTGATTCAAAACGAACTTGACAGGGGACGGATTGAAATACGGATCATCGAGGGGATGACGATCGAGAAGCGCGCAGAAAGAAGGGAATCTCTGCCTGCTGACATCTTCGAAAAAATTAAAAAATGTAACGTTATTCTAAAAGGGCCGATGGTTACGCCGCGTGCCTCGGATCCGTGGCCCAATCTTGTAAGTGCAAACAGCCTTCTGCGCAGAGGTCTCGATCTTTTTGCCTCGGTCCGCCCGATTCGAATCCCCTCAAAAGGGATCGACTGGACTTTTTTTCGGGAGAATATCGAAGGGGAATATATCTGGAGCGACAAAGGGATTCAGGTAAACGAGGATCTCGCGGTGGATTTTAGGGTTCAAACGAAACAGGGTAGCGAACGGATAGCCCGCGCGGCTTTTGAATTTGCCAAGAATAACGGAAAAAAGAACGTGACGGTGATTACCAAAGCAAATATTATTAAGCTGACGGACGGTAATTTTGTAAAAGCCGTCCGGGAGGTAGGAAAGGAATATCCGGGGATAGAAGTAGAGGAACGATTGGTAGATGCGATGGCCGCCAAAATGATGAACCCGGAATTTAGCAGAGGATTGGAAGTCTTTGTACTGCCCAACCTCTATGGGGACATCATCACCGACATCGCCGCCGAGAACCAGGGCGGGCTGGGAACAGCATCCTCCTCCAATCTTGGCAGCCGGTATGCGATGTTCGAGGCCATCCACGGCGCGGCTCCAGATCTGGTCGCTTCGGGGAGGAGCGAATATGCTGACCCGAGCAGTCTGATCCGCGCGGTCGGTATGATGCTTGGTCATATCGGTTACACCGGCCTCAAAAAGAAGCTGGATGACGCCATGGATATCTGCACGGTTACCGAGCGCCGGATCGTCGTAACCACCCGGAAAGAGGACGCCTCCGCCAGGGAATTCACCGATTATCTGCTGGAGACATTGTCTAAGTTAGGTTGA
- a CDS encoding putative bifunctional diguanylate cyclase/phosphodiesterase — MKPKRRRSAARPVLLAAWILALLKMQENRKLLLSRQERLSYEDPLTGGANEKKFVEEARRLLRPADRKKYALIAFHVRGFGVINEIFGYRNGTRVLQGIHWVFVKNLGKDELSAHVYADRFLLLLACRDRAGLTERLNRICADLKNTIEFYGIHYELSPAFGVCECPVGAAEDVQELISRAVMSLKADHFPDCPPCAFYEDRMRIGRMTLKNMADRLVPALENHEFVVYYQPKYSTAGETLFGAEALVRWRTDPNTLVPPGEFIPVFERSGKIAELDRYVFRQVCRDLRRWLDEGKEAVPVSVNLSRVSLLNPSVAGEYRGEAAKLDVPSGLLELEVTESAFAQDAAVLEKSMRRLSAAGFSLSVDDFGSEYSSLKMLYDVPAQTIKLDRDFLNGLGFGERGEAVVSSVIGLAEQLHMSVVAEGVETREQMEFLKKIRCMAVQGYYFSPPVSERQFAALLPVKGIKNGPFE; from the coding sequence ATGAAGCCGAAGCGTCGCCGCAGCGCGGCGCGGCCGGTTTTGCTGGCTGCGTGGATTCTCGCTTTGCTCAAAATGCAGGAGAACCGGAAGCTCCTGCTCTCCCGGCAGGAGAGGCTGTCGTATGAAGATCCGCTGACCGGCGGAGCGAATGAAAAAAAATTCGTGGAGGAGGCGCGGCGACTTCTCAGGCCGGCGGACAGGAAAAAATATGCGCTGATTGCCTTTCATGTGAGGGGATTCGGAGTAATTAACGAGATTTTCGGCTATCGCAACGGAACGAGGGTACTTCAGGGAATCCATTGGGTATTTGTTAAGAATCTTGGAAAAGACGAGCTGAGCGCACATGTTTATGCCGACCGATTTTTGCTTTTGCTGGCATGCCGGGACAGAGCCGGTTTGACGGAAAGACTGAATCGGATTTGCGCGGACCTGAAAAATACCATTGAGTTTTACGGGATCCACTATGAACTGTCTCCGGCGTTCGGAGTCTGCGAATGCCCGGTCGGTGCTGCGGAAGATGTGCAGGAGCTGATCAGCCGCGCCGTAATGTCCCTGAAGGCCGATCATTTTCCGGACTGCCCGCCCTGCGCCTTTTATGAGGACCGGATGCGGATCGGCCGCATGACGCTGAAAAATATGGCGGACCGCCTGGTGCCGGCCTTGGAAAACCACGAATTTGTGGTGTACTATCAGCCGAAATATTCCACTGCTGGCGAGACGCTGTTCGGCGCCGAGGCTCTGGTGCGCTGGCGCACGGATCCGAATACCCTCGTGCCGCCGGGCGAGTTTATTCCCGTATTTGAGCGGAGCGGAAAAATCGCGGAGCTGGACCGCTACGTGTTCCGGCAGGTTTGCCGTGATCTTCGGAGGTGGCTGGACGAGGGAAAGGAGGCGGTGCCGGTTTCCGTCAATCTGTCCCGCGTCAGCCTGCTGAATCCTTCCGTTGCGGGTGAATACCGCGGGGAGGCGGCAAAATTGGACGTACCGTCGGGTCTGTTGGAGCTGGAAGTGACGGAGAGCGCGTTCGCGCAGGATGCGGCGGTCCTCGAAAAATCTATGAGAAGACTGAGCGCCGCCGGCTTTTCACTTTCCGTTGACGATTTTGGCTCCGAGTACTCCTCGCTGAAAATGCTGTACGATGTTCCGGCGCAGACGATCAAGCTGGACCGGGATTTTTTAAACGGACTGGGTTTCGGGGAGCGCGGGGAAGCGGTTGTTTCCTCTGTCATCGGTCTGGCGGAACAACTGCATATGTCGGTTGTGGCGGAGGGCGTGGAAACAAGAGAACAGATGGAATTTCTGAAAAAGATCCGCTGCATGGCGGTACAGGGCTACTATTTTTCGCCTCCTGTCTCGGAAAGGCAATTCGCGGCTTTGCTGCCGGTAAAAGGGATAAAAAACGGTCCGTTTGAGTGA
- a CDS encoding MBL fold metallo-hydrolase has protein sequence MLRLIVLCDNYVRRARLLAEHGLSLWIERNGTGILFDAGQTDVWLKNARILGLQPETASAVVLSHGHYDHCGGLEFFPFRDSEAMVYVTPQAFQKKLALDGRGAYRDVGMQWKPGDTPESEGRIASTEGKTEILPGVWTLGNVGSYNSFEPVQDCFFTEKDGERVPDRMDDEQILVAKEGDELAVFSGCSHRGAVNCVEHVRSCFPGKKIRFLVAGMHLSGEGEDRIRKTAEYFAGSDLEKIVPLHCTGIPAAARLKQVLGDRCVLSSVGDRIDLF, from the coding sequence ATGCTGCGGCTGATCGTTCTTTGCGATAATTATGTGCGCCGGGCCCGTCTGCTCGCGGAACACGGGCTTTCCCTCTGGATTGAGAGAAACGGGACGGGAATTCTGTTCGATGCGGGACAGACGGACGTGTGGCTGAAAAATGCCCGGATCCTCGGTCTGCAACCGGAAACCGCCTCTGCGGTCGTTTTGAGCCATGGGCATTATGATCACTGCGGAGGGCTTGAATTCTTTCCGTTCCGAGACAGCGAAGCGATGGTTTATGTCACCCCTCAGGCGTTTCAGAAAAAGCTGGCGCTCGACGGGAGGGGCGCGTACCGTGATGTCGGAATGCAGTGGAAGCCGGGAGACACGCCGGAATCGGAAGGCCGCATTGCCAGCACGGAGGGCAAAACGGAGATCCTTCCCGGAGTCTGGACCTTGGGAAATGTCGGAAGCTATAATTCCTTCGAGCCGGTGCAGGACTGTTTCTTTACGGAGAAGGATGGGGAAAGGGTCCCGGACCGGATGGACGACGAACAGATTCTTGTGGCGAAGGAAGGAGACGAACTCGCGGTTTTCTCGGGGTGCAGCCACCGGGGAGCCGTCAACTGCGTGGAACACGTTCGCAGCTGTTTCCCCGGAAAGAAAATCCGGTTTTTAGTGGCGGGAATGCATTTAAGCGGCGAAGGAGAAGACCGGATTCGGAAAACCGCGGAGTACTTTGCCGGGTCCGATCTGGAAAAAATCGTTCCGCTGCACTGCACCGGGATTCCGGCGGCCGCGCGTCTGAAGCAGGTCTTAGGAGACCGCTGCGTTCTGAGCTCGGTGGGGGACAGGATCGATCTCTTCTGA
- a CDS encoding aconitate hydratase, whose translation MPENLIRKIIRNHLTSSAKLIPGEEIYIKIDQTLTHDITGVMSYLAFEALNLPRVRTECSVSYLDHNLLYVDNKTPDDHIFLQSIAKKYGLYLSRPGNGICHSVHYSRFGIPGKTLLGTDSHTPTSGAIGMLAIGAGGMDVAVAMAGFPMRLKMPAVVRVNLINRLRPGCSAKDVALEMLRRFTVKGGLGKAFEYTGEGVKTLEVPERGTIANMGAEMGATTSIFPADEVVRRFFAAQGREKDFVPLSADEGCGYDEEITLDLSKIEPLVACPDMPDNVKTIREVHDIPVQQVYIGSCTNASYADIKKAAVILKGRTVNENVSLTVSVATRQTFRQLLKEGIITDLVDSGARITEIACGACPGIGQAPPTGGVSVRTSNRNFRGRGGTADAKLFLVSPEVAAATAITGFITDPVDILGDLSGLGEIREPANYPIDDTMIIAPPADSSSVEIIRGPNIKPLPVNTPPAETIKAKISLKAGDNISTDDITPGSAQFSSMRSNIPLIAQYAFNRYDPSFVARAKEFGTSIIVGGENYGQGSSREHAAICPMFLGVKAIVAKSMARIHKNNLINHGVIPLLFQNPADYDGLSLGDELEIDDSANQIRGRKVIVRNLTKGTAFEARLDLSDVEIEIVLSGGQLSYIKNRKGA comes from the coding sequence ATGCCAGAAAATCTGATTCGAAAAATCATCCGCAACCATCTGACCTCGTCGGCAAAACTGATTCCAGGAGAAGAAATCTATATCAAAATAGATCAGACGCTGACACATGACATCACAGGCGTGATGTCATACCTTGCATTTGAAGCACTCAATCTTCCCCGCGTCCGAACGGAATGCTCCGTAAGCTACTTGGACCACAATCTCCTATATGTCGACAATAAAACACCGGACGATCATATTTTTCTGCAGTCCATCGCCAAAAAATACGGGCTGTACCTTTCGCGTCCCGGCAACGGCATCTGCCATTCGGTCCACTATTCCCGCTTTGGCATTCCCGGCAAAACATTGCTTGGTACCGACAGCCATACGCCGACAAGCGGCGCGATCGGCATGTTGGCAATCGGCGCGGGCGGAATGGATGTGGCGGTCGCCATGGCAGGCTTTCCCATGCGCCTCAAAATGCCGGCAGTCGTGCGGGTCAATCTGATCAACCGACTGAGGCCCGGCTGTTCTGCCAAGGACGTTGCGCTCGAAATGCTGCGGCGTTTCACGGTCAAAGGCGGGCTTGGCAAGGCCTTCGAATATACCGGCGAAGGGGTCAAAACGCTAGAAGTACCGGAACGCGGGACGATTGCTAACATGGGAGCGGAAATGGGGGCGACCACATCCATTTTCCCTGCGGATGAGGTGGTGCGCAGGTTCTTTGCGGCACAGGGCCGCGAGAAGGATTTCGTGCCGCTGAGCGCCGACGAAGGCTGTGGATATGACGAGGAAATCACGCTGGATCTTTCGAAAATCGAACCGTTGGTCGCCTGCCCCGACATGCCCGACAACGTCAAAACGATCCGGGAAGTTCACGATATTCCGGTACAGCAGGTCTATATCGGGAGTTGCACCAATGCGTCTTACGCCGATATTAAAAAGGCTGCCGTGATCCTAAAAGGCAGGACGGTAAATGAAAATGTCAGCTTAACGGTTTCGGTAGCTACGCGCCAGACCTTCCGGCAACTTTTGAAAGAGGGCATCATCACCGATCTGGTCGATTCGGGTGCCCGTATCACCGAGATTGCCTGCGGCGCATGCCCCGGCATCGGGCAGGCACCGCCGACAGGCGGTGTTTCAGTGCGCACCTCCAATCGGAATTTCAGGGGCAGAGGCGGGACGGCCGATGCGAAACTGTTTCTGGTGAGTCCGGAGGTCGCCGCAGCCACCGCCATCACAGGTTTCATCACCGATCCCGTGGATATCCTAGGTGATCTCTCCGGGCTTGGCGAGATCAGGGAACCGGCGAATTATCCGATTGACGACACGATGATCATCGCGCCCCCCGCCGACTCCAGCAGCGTTGAAATCATCCGCGGGCCGAACATCAAACCACTGCCGGTCAATACGCCGCCCGCGGAAACCATCAAGGCGAAAATCAGCCTGAAAGCAGGCGACAACATTTCCACGGACGATATCACCCCGGGCAGCGCGCAGTTTTCTTCCATGCGCTCGAACATTCCGCTGATTGCCCAGTATGCCTTCAACCGTTACGACCCGAGCTTCGTGGCCCGTGCCAAGGAATTTGGAACCAGCATCATTGTCGGCGGAGAGAACTACGGACAGGGTTCCAGTCGTGAGCATGCGGCGATCTGCCCGATGTTCTTGGGCGTAAAGGCAATCGTCGCCAAATCCATGGCTCGCATTCATAAAAACAACCTGATCAATCACGGCGTAATCCCACTTCTGTTCCAAAATCCTGCCGATTATGATGGGCTCTCCCTCGGGGATGAACTTGAAATTGACGACTCGGCCAATCAGATCAGGGGCAGAAAGGTCATCGTCCGCAACCTGACGAAAGGAACAGCCTTCGAGGCAAGGCTTGACCTCTCCGATGTTGAAATTGAAATCGTTCTCAGCGGCGGGCAGCTCTCTTACATAAAAAATCGAAAGGGGGCATAA